AAAGAAATCACGCATGAGCTGGTTGATTTCCGACGAGATAATCAGCGTTAGCAACCATCCGATGGAACTTCGAAACTGCAGGTTCCATTTTTTATTTAAAAAAGGTGACGCGATGTCACTCCCAAAAAAACAACTCAACTTTATGGAGGAATTCATCATGGATTTCAAATTAATTGTCGCAATCATCGCCATCACCTCGGGGGCTGCCACGCCTGTCCTGCATTTGGTAACTGGTTTAGCCGCAATTGTCTTGATGGCTTTTCATTTTCTGTGGGCCGGTTACGTTTTATGGCTGGGGAGTGAAAAGTCCAAACGCAATTTCCACAAGTTCAGCTTGCTTGTATGGCTGTTCTGGCTGATCCCGTACGTTGCCGGGTTGGTAATGGGAATGAGCAACTAAGCAATCGGACACGAAAGGGTCAAAACACCAGTTTGATGATGTTTTGACCCTTTTGACAATTAGTTTGGTTGAAAAGATTATTTTAACGACATATCTGAAATTAAAACGAATGCCATTTTTCAATTAATCATTCTGAGCTTCGGCAACCGCCAAACTGCGTTGATGCAGGTAGGTTACACCGCCGAAGACAACTGTCCAGATGATGGCACCGACCGCACCGATAATATCTTGTGGGATGAAGAACAAGGTCACAAAGATAATGGCGAAGAAGGCAATGGTGAGGGGGCTGGTGAAATTGTACCAAGGCATTTTGAAACCATTTGGCAGAAAGTCACTGGATTCACGGTATTTCCGATGAGCCATCATTGCCAAGGCGTATACCAGGATATACATGTCATTTGAAGAACCAGCAACGATCGTAAAGACTGAGGCCGTGGCGTTGGTCAGACTCATCAACG
Above is a genomic segment from Lentilactobacillus buchneri containing:
- a CDS encoding HsmA family protein, whose translation is MDFKLIVAIIAITSGAATPVLHLVTGLAAIVLMAFHFLWAGYVLWLGSEKSKRNFHKFSLLVWLFWLIPYVAGLVMGMSN